A genomic region of Plasmodium malariae genome assembly, chromosome: 14 contains the following coding sequences:
- the PmUG01_14045600 gene encoding conserved Plasmodium protein, unknown function — MDANILYDLYKSFCCYKSIQKINHFVKANKEKINPDELKIINENKFISHTVAILMALGIQASFFKLGKMKYFIFRPFLPNFFGIITSCSFLYIHNLYLSRNTISKLIQLNLKHFNNKGICSFVDEMYKREEPNDYLNLTKKVF; from the exons ATGGACGCAAATATCCTTTATGATTTATACAAATCGTTCTGCTGTTATAAGagtatacaaaaaataaaccaTTTTGTAAAAGCCAA taaagaaaagataaatcCCGATgagttaaaaattataaatgaaaacaaatttatCTCTCATACGGTTGCCATTCTAATGGCATTAG gtATACAGGCATCTTTCTTTAAATTAggcaaaatgaaatattttattttcag GCCTTTTTTACCAAACTTTTTTGGAATAATAA CATCTTGCTCCTTCctgtatattcataatttgtATCTTAGTCGCAATACCATTAGTAAATTGATTCAactaaatttaaaacatttcAATAACAAAGGTATATGCAGCTTCGTCGACGAAAT GTATAAAAGGGAAGAACCAAatgattatttaaatttaacgAAGAAAGTATTTTAA
- the DBP1 gene encoding ATP-dependent RNA helicase DBP1, putative, with protein sequence MNCNNNNIVSTNFNKNEDERSSYLRGNYMPNMNESSSYNNKGSNSVGEGTDVQVLNQIRNKREGNNNNNNMMTVSGGGGNRKYYEGNINKDGFVINDNSLRNSEGARNYVNYADKSGNSNNNGSSYIGGVNQENYKKKFGNNNYQENQNSQSNQKNLNTMQQQQKKGGSNNFMGSNVNKNNIENELISNNMRSNNNNNNNSTSVNNNGNNSNNESSNYNSEKPRYKPPMLRNQPNFNRNNFNRMNYNRIGGGNYGYNRNFNIPKTAWANRDNRRYYPEKEEEIYSNVNSEKGVNFDLYNSIPVEIKGYNSENIMPIESFDDTGLNLHDLLLANIKKVKYDKTTPIQKYSLSIIMNRNDLIGVAQTGSGKTAGYLLPIINHMLLNEPPKHSFYEENNKNSNYYYNRVCLPICLILAPTRELAVQIFYDAKKFCFETGIRPVVLYGGSNIKTQLNNLDKGADIIVATPGRLNDILEKRKIRLFLTSFLVLDEADRMLDMGFSPQIRSIVNDYDMPGNDNDAYISENKVEYKKYCNDVVKRQTIMFSATFRKEIQVLAKEYLWNYTFLLVGKVGSTNEYIKQNLVYIEEENKCSYLLKLLSENNNGLIIIFVETKRKADIIERFLNNQKLNSVCIHGDKSQDERERALKLFKRGVKNLLVATDVAARGLDISNIKHVINFDLPSNIDDYIHRIGRTGRAGNIGIATSFVNDDNKNIFKDLLATLEECNQFIPRWFLNLVMRYTASAKANRNYRYKSMKNKGNYSRYNNSNYNNSPNHGGMINPMDQRNMNNSGNNNNYTSNPFNNNKGYNQHPSFNNNHPYNNNNYMGGNGGFPSNPFNNNMYGNSNYNNPFNNNSANVNPFNQNKFNNNYNSSISGDQDFKRGVFQNTDDNADNW encoded by the coding sequence ATGAATtgcaataacaataatatagtaagtacgaattttaacaaaaatgaagatgAAAGAAGCAGTTATTTAAGGGGTAATTATATGCCTAATATGAACGAATCTTCATCTTATAATAACAAAGGAAGTAATTCTGTTGGAGAAGGTACAGATGTACAGGTACTTAAccaaataagaaataaaagagagggtaataataataataataatatgatgaCCGTTAGTGGAGGTGGAGGGAACAGGAAATATTATGaaggaaatattaataaagatGGATTTGTTATTAATGATAATTCGTTAAGAAACTCAGAAGGTGCAAGAAATTACGTGAATTATGCAGATAAGAGTGGAAACAGCAATAACAATGGCAGTAGTTATATTGGTGGTGTGAAccaagaaaattataaaaagaaatttggGAATAATAACTATCAGGAAAATCAGAATAGCCAGAGTAATCAGAAGAATCTCAACACTATGCAGCAACAACAGAAGAAAGGAGGGAGCAACAATTTTATGGGAAGCAAtgtgaataaaaataacattgaGAACGAGTTAATTTCGAATAATATGCGAAGtaacaacaacaataataacaatagcaCTAGCGTAAACAATAATGGAAACAATAGTAACAATGAGAGTAGTAATTATAACTCAGAGAAACCAAGATATAAACCTCCCATGCTTAGAAACCAACCAAATTTTAACaggaataattttaataggATGAATTATAACCGAATTGGAGGAGGAAATTATGGATATAATAGAAATTTCAATATCCCGAAGACTGCATGGGCAAATAGAGATAACAGAAGATATTATCcggaaaaagaagaagagatATATTCTAACGTAAATAGTGAAAAAGGAGTAAACtttgatttatataatagtataCCTGTAGAAATAAAAGGTTATAATAGCGAGAATATTATGCCGATAGAAAGTTTTGATGACACAGGTCTAAATTTACATGATTTGTTATTAGCTAATATAAAGAAGgttaaatatgataaaactacaccaattcaaaaatatagttTAAGTATAATTATGAACAGAAATGATTTAATTGGAGTGGCTCAAACAGGTAGTGGAAAAACTGCGGGATATTTATTACCAATTATTAATCATATGTTACTAAATGAACCTCCGAAACATAGTttttatgaagaaaataataaaaattcaaactattattataatagagTTTGTTTACCCATATGTTTAATTTTGGCACCTACAAGAGAATTGGCAGTACAAATTTTTTACGATGCCAAAAAATTTTGCTTTGAAACAGGAATTAGACCAGTAGTTTTATACGGAggaagtaatataaaaacgcaattaaataatttagatAAAGGTGCAGATATAATAGTTGCTACTCCCGGAAGACTTAATgatattttggaaaaaagaaaaatacgaTTATTCCTTACCTCCTTTTTAGTATTGGATGAAGCAGATAGGATGCTAGATATGGGTTTTTCACCACAAATTAGAAGCATAGTAAATGACTATGATATGCCAGGAAATGATAATGATGCATATATAAGTGAAAATAAAGTagaatataagaaatattgtAATGATGTTGTAAAAAGACAGACCATAATGTTTAGTGCAACTTTCAGAAAAGAAATTCAAGTACTTgcaaaagaatatttatgGAATTACACCTTTTTATTAGTAGGAAAAGTTGGTAGTACAAACGAGTATATTAAGCAAAATTTAGTATACatagaagaagaaaataaatgcagttatttattaaaattgttatcagaaaataataatggattaattattatatttgttgaAACAAAGAGAAAAGCCGATATTATCGAGAGATTTTTGAACaatcaaaaattaaattctgtatgtatacatggaGACAAAAGTCAAGATGAGAGAGAGAGAGCTTTGAAATTATTCAAGAGAGGagttaaaaatttgttaGTAGCAACAGATGTAGCAGCAAGAGGATTAGATATATCTAATATTAAACATGTAATTAACTTTGATTTACCTAGTAATATAGATGATTATATCCATCGTATTGGAAGAACAGGAAGAGCTGGAAATATTGGTATTGCCACCTCGTTTGTAAATGATGacaataagaatatttttaaagatttgTTAGCAACTTTAGAAGAGTGTAATCAGTTTATACCTCGTTGGTTTCTAAACTTAGTTATGAGGTATACTGCGAGTGCCAAGGCGAATCGAAATTACAGATATAAGTCTATGAAGAATAAAGGAAATTATTCAAggtataataatagtaattataataatagtccTAATCATGGTGGTATGATAAACCCGATGGATCAGAGGAATATGAATAATAgtggaaataataataattatactaGTAACCCATTTAACAATAACAAAGGTTATAATCAGCATCCctcatttaataataaccatccatacaataataacaattacATGGGTGGGAATGGTGGTTTTCCAAGTAACCcatttaacaataatatgtATGGAAATAGCAATTATAATAACCCCTTCAACAATAATTCTGCTAATGTTAATCCTTTTAATCAGAATAAATTCaacaataattataacagtAGCATCTCTGGAGACCAAGATTTTAAAAGAGGCGTTTTTCAAAACACAGATGACAACGCCGACAATTGGTAA
- the PmUG01_14045800 gene encoding protein phosphatase PPM7, putative, which yields MPVVDGTHVISMKNYTIVSDGYGEKGVKKVYEDEFFICESLKSLNKSLHPNFNFSCFCLIDGHNGKNTATYLKKNLAQELSNSFMVIQKTYDETLPIPDHFIRIGVNSACKKVDENLSLEFPGCRDGATCVIILIKDDYAYIINIGDSSAYLCRYLNNANQAIDLVDIHKPWVLSEKERIIKHGGIIENGRINDIIDVTRSFGDFSLKKYGLLCTGTFKKFKINSDDNFIILGTDGFFSFVDVNHITNEIISLSKKEERMVNVEKKKGIFDAKNICRIMVEHAIIDKKSQDNVTVILIKFLHK from the exons ATGCCGGTAGTTGATGGAACACATGTAATATCTATGA AAAATTACACCATTGTCAGTGATGGATATGGTGAAAAAGgagtaaaaaaagtatacgAAGATGAGTTTTTCATATGTGAAAGTTTGAAGAGTTTGAACAAAAGCCTACATcctaattttaatttttc CTGCTTTTGCCTCATTGATGGGCATAACGGAAAAAATACTGCTacgtatttaaaaaaaaatttggcACAGGAATTGTCAAATAGTTTCATGGTAATTCAGAAGACGTATGATGAGACACTTCCTATACCAGACCATTTTATAAGAATT GGCGTTAACAGCGCGTGCAAAAAAGTGGATGAAAATTTATCTTTGGAATTTCCCGGTTGCAGAG ATGGTGCAACAtgtgtaattattttaataaaggaCGATTACgcttatataataaacataggAGATTCATCTGCATATTTATGTAGATACTTAAATAACGCTAATCAAg CTATAGATCTAGTTGATATTCACAAGCCTTGGGTGCTATCAGAAAAGGAAAGAATCATTAAACATGGTGGAATTATTGAAAATGGAagaataaatgatataattgATGTAACAAGATCTTTTGGTGATTTTTC ATTAAAGAAATATGGCTTGTTGTGTACGGGaacctttaaaaaatttaaaataaactcAGACgataatttcataattttaggTACTGATGGATTTTTTAGTTTTGTGGATGTTAATCACATAACTAACGAAATTATATCCTTGTCAAAGAAG GAAGAAAGAATGGTAAATGTTGAAAAGAAGAAAGGAATATTTGATGCAAAAAACATTTGCAGAATTATGGTTGAACATGCTattattgataaaaaatCACAG gACAATGTCAcagtaattttaataaaatttttacacaaataa